The following are encoded in a window of Astyanax mexicanus isolate ESR-SI-001 chromosome 6, AstMex3_surface, whole genome shotgun sequence genomic DNA:
- the si:dkeyp-84f3.9 gene encoding zinc finger protein 184, which yields MSTDELMTQVAHDHQDKDPVMESHTEKEITSMLNCFQKVQEEKEEGGCDEQVNCNSLDEPDEPMDSDPLDKGDEPMDSDSLEKDHCPSPTKSEDGPREMQGTAETICSAPVDATSVLNDSTSTENSEDPNHNTSEMETQRAVEQPEPVTEKMAPSEDVLDETSKSMSPGHVPELDQKPLTASECNSEASEADALTENPTDLELSSRGRPRKEKRVIKCEYCGRPFNHASAYIIHRRVHTGEKPFSCQICSRAFAQLSNLRSHMKVHNSPKFLSMQQYNSLEKKTPVVKTVPQKEERVRPEPREESPNKSRSPSRRSRKPVACPICGKIFPYKSVLKIHLRIHSGEKPYTCRVCGKAFTQACTVRVHERVHWSIKPFLCSKCGKGFSQIGTLKAHTCAGKPQVHSTLKEMELAGVVTFRCHLCRECFSTRDEYDPHLQTHTDNQRYSCERCGQKYGLRSELDTHSKYCFSMWLAKTKPFNRLASAKLHTKQAPTDKTVQSSPVENAPDSPVKSPMSPISPTLPILSPPKESSTPPRHVYSSPLPQKRKKYLSLLTCPPKVIATSIYDPENNVGYCQPFKTSYFVSQLNSLDQKADPRKYLCPRCGRLFRHVGRLRAHMLTHSRGKSFTCGECGRISEDWSTFWRHQRVHKQRRGRFFCPICGQGFRFASSYMEHLQEHPELNEYFCPFCPQTFADAESLKNHQEEWHRSSMPHICDICGKGFQSPVVLKRHRVGHCFQDRETDTPHIVDVQPTVKPYECGKCSASFKTLDRLFSHQLCHSTKRDSNLSLSNGIINGHKELKEEKQQNSAQKDHKSNQHVRASTSESNTSDSCQDTANGSSPSSLPMVPNGSDEAKAQPQQDIDTSVSQSTATLPLSSSDSESIPPEVEEEVKTPTFTYERTKEIKKNAEPDQTIGDATPRSKPERKTGHLECTECGAWFALLPALHRHYLEHAWGQF from the coding sequence GCCAATGGACAGTGACCCCTTGGACAAAGGAGATGAGCCAATGGACAGTGACTCCTTGGAAAAAGATCATTGTCCATCCCCAACTAAATCTGAAGATGGCCCGAGAGAAATGCAAGGAACTGCCGAGACTATTTGTAGTGCGCCTGTTGATGCAACATCAGTATTAAATGACAGCACGTCCACAGAGAACTCTGAGGATCCAAACCATAACACTTCAGAGATGGAAACGCAAAGAGCAGTTGAACAGCCAGAACCAGTAACTGAGAAAATGGCGCCTTCAGAAGATGTCTTGGACGAGACTTCAAAAAGTATGTCCCCTGGACATGTGCCAGAGCTGGATCAGAAACCTCTGACGGCGAGTGAATGCAACTCTGAAGCAAGTGAGGCGGATGCGCTTACAGAAAATCCAACCGACCTGGAGTTATCGAGTCGTGGGCGCCCTCGCAAAGAAAAGCGAGTCATCAAATGTGAGTACTGTGGACGGCCTTTCAATCACGCCTCTGCTTACATCATCCACCGCCGTGTCCACACTGGCGAAAAACCCTTTAGTTGCCAGATTTGCAGCAGGGCATTTGCTCAACTCTCCAACCTTAGGTCACACATGAAGGTGCATAACTCTCCAAAGTTTTTAAGCATGCAGCAGTACAACAGTTTAGAAAAGAAGACCCCGGTTGTCAAAACTGTGCCCCAGAAAGAGGAGCGCGTGAGGCCGGAACCCAGGGAGGAATCTCCAAACAAAAGCAGATCTCCTTCGCGTAGGAGCAGGAAGCCTGTAGCATGTCCAATCTGTGGAAAAATCTTTCCATACAAATCTGTGCTGAAGATACATTTGCGGATTCACAGCGGGGAGAAGCCGTACACCTGCAGGGTGTGTGGTAAAGCGTTCACGCAAGCGTGTACGGTCCGCGTCCATGAAAGGGTGCACTGGTCCATCAAACCTTTTCTGTGTTCTAAATGTGGAAAAGGCTTTTCTCAGATTGGCACCTTGAAGGCGCATACCTGTGCGGGGAAACCGCAGGTTCATTCTACTTTAAAAGAAATGGAATTGGCTGGAGTTGTAACCTTCCGGTGTCACCTGTGCAGAGAATGCTTTAGCACTCGAGACGAATATGATCCCCACTTGCAAACGCATACTGATAATCAACGCTACAGCTGCGAGCGCTGCGGCCAAAAGTACGGTCTACGTTCTGAGCTCGACACTCACTCGAAATACTGCTTTTCTATGTGGCTTGCAAAAACCAAACCATTTAATCGTCTTGCTTCGGCCAAGTTGCACACAAAGCAAGCGCCCACTGATAAAACGGTTCAAAGCTCACCGGTTGAAAATGCACCAGACAGTCCTGTAAAATCACCAATGTCACCAATATCACCAACATTACCTATATTATCCCCGCCTAAAGAATCATCTACGCCACCACGACACGTTTACTCTTCCCCGCTGCCACAGAAACGCAAGAAATACCTTTCTTTGCTGACTTGTCCGCCTAAGGTGATCGCCACGTCTATTTACGACCCTGAAAACAACGTCGGATATTGTCAGCCTTTTAAAACCAGTTACTTTGTATCTCAGTTAAACAGTTTAGACCAGAAAGCTGACCCGAGGAAATACTTGTGTCCACGGTGTGGGCGGCTCTTCAGACATGTGGGGCGGCTCAGAGCACACATGCTTACTCACTCCCGAGGCAAGAGCTTCACCTGTGGTGAATGTGGGCGGATCTCGGAAGACTGGAGCACGTTTTGGCGTCACCAGCGCGTGCACAAGCAAAGACGCGGTCGCTTCTTTTGTCCGATTTGCGGTCAAGGTTTTCGGTTCGCAAGCAGCTACATGGAGCatctgcaggaacatccagagcTTAATGAATATTTTTGCCCTTTCTGTCCTCAAACCTTTGCAGATGCTGAAAGTTTGAAAAACCATCAAGAAGAATGGCATCGGTCGAGCATGCCGCATATATGTGACATTTGTGGCAAAGGTTTCCAAAGCCCTGTTGTTCTAAAGAGGCATAGAGTGGGGCACTGCTTTCAAGACCGAGAGACGGACACCCCTCATATAGTTGATGTGCAACCTACTGTGAAACCTTATGAATGCGGTAAGTGCAGTGCCAGTTTTAAAACTTTGGACAGGCTTTTTAGTCATCAGCTTTGTCACTCGACTAAAAGGGACTCAAATTTAAGCTTGAGCAACGGCATCATTAATGGGCACAAAGAACTAAAGGAGGAGAAGCAGCAAAACTCTGCACAAAAAGACCACAAGAGCAACCAGCATGTTAGAGCCTCTACCTCTGAATCAAACACTTCAGATTCTTGCCAAGATACGGCCAATGGGAGTAGTCCCTCCAGTCTCCCAATGGTACCGAATGGCTCCGATGAAGCGAAAGCGCAACCACAGCAGGACATCGACACCAGTGTCTCCCAAAGTACAGCAACTTTGCCTCTTTCATCTTCAGATTCTGAGTCCATTCCTCCAGAAGTGGAAGAAGAGGTGAAGACGCCCACGTTCACGTACGAGAGAACTAAGGAAATTAAGAAAAACGCAGAACCTGATCAAACGATTGGCGATGCAACACCGCGGTCCAAACCAGAGCGGAAAACTGGGCACCTGGAGTGCACAGAGTGCGGTGCTTGGTTTGCTCTTCTTCCAGCTTTGCATAGACATTACTTGGAACATGCTTGGGGACAGTtctga